In Candidatus Zixiibacteriota bacterium, one genomic interval encodes:
- a CDS encoding CPBP family intramembrane metalloprotease, with the protein MTTEPSAHEVALDSPDYQRYSAYEVESQPGGPYQQFLDWSGNVEFRRSKATGIALFLLLIAYPIFSVAFAGDPEDLKLLENDTVLLFTLIATIMMQWMMFLLLYVATYREQTFLRGLGLKKLRGTDIAWAISFLLVANLILLALAWILAQLGMPMPGEIQFLIPEDTTGRIVWVMVSATAGFCEEIAFRGYLMTRLRILGKTKTWLMPVVVSSLTFGILHAYQSLPGVIILSVYGLMFALLYIRTRSLWPCIIAHFFQDFTALFIPQ; encoded by the coding sequence TTGACAACAGAACCTTCCGCCCATGAGGTCGCGCTGGACAGTCCCGACTACCAAAGATATTCCGCCTATGAGGTTGAAAGCCAACCTGGTGGTCCCTATCAGCAGTTTCTGGATTGGTCCGGCAATGTTGAGTTCCGTCGGTCCAAAGCGACCGGGATAGCTCTTTTCTTACTACTGATCGCCTACCCCATCTTTTCCGTCGCCTTTGCCGGTGATCCGGAAGACCTGAAACTGCTAGAGAACGACACCGTGCTGCTATTCACACTGATCGCTACTATTATGATGCAGTGGATGATGTTCCTGCTGCTTTATGTTGCGACATATCGGGAGCAGACATTCCTGCGCGGATTGGGGCTGAAGAAACTGCGCGGGACAGATATCGCCTGGGCGATCAGCTTTTTATTGGTGGCCAATTTGATACTGCTTGCTCTCGCCTGGATACTGGCGCAATTGGGCATGCCGATGCCGGGCGAGATTCAGTTTTTGATTCCGGAGGATACCACCGGACGCATTGTCTGGGTGATGGTGTCGGCGACGGCCGGCTTCTGCGAAGAAATCGCTTTCCGCGGCTACCTTATGACCCGGCTGCGCATTCTGGGGAAGACCAAAACCTGGCTGATGCCGGTGGTGGTGTCGTCGCTAACTTTCGGCATACTGCACGCCTATCAAAGCCTGCCGGGCGTAATCATCCTGTCTGTCTATGGATTGATGTTCGCCCTGCTTTACATTCGGACGCGCAGTTTGTGGCCGTGCATAATCGCCCACTTCTTTCAGGACTTCACGGCGCTGTTTATTCCGCAGTGA
- a CDS encoding bifunctional UDP-3-O-[3-hydroxymyristoyl] N-acetylglucosamine deacetylase/3-hydroxyacyl-ACP dehydratase produces MYVKQRTAKQASSITGAGLHTGNECTMRFKPAPPDTGIRFVRTDLPDKPWVQADIDHVVDISRGTTLQEGEARVHTVEHVLAAIAGLQIDNLMVELDNNEPPVADGSARPYVDKLLEAGITDQDADKVYLEIDTPMAYSEPERGVDVVVTPSDEMRITFMIDYKNPALGTQYTTLVDLAQEFVDEFAPARTFCFLSEVEQLKGAGLIKGGGLHNAVVIYDSDGGQIEVDRIRKALDLKDEAFVGETGIINDIPLRFPNEPVRHKALDLLGDLALIGVPFKGHVMAARSGHKANVALARKMRELYKKKKLAGRYSGGGEVFFDINAILKIMPHRYPFLLIDRILDLDPGKSVVAMKNVTINEPFFQGHFPGHPIMPGVLILEALAQAGGVLLLHEIEQPETKVVYFMGIDKAKFRRPVMPGDQLRFELEMKSFRRMTCKMSGKAFVDDNLVASADFMAMVMDR; encoded by the coding sequence ATGTATGTAAAACAAAGAACAGCCAAACAGGCATCGTCGATAACCGGCGCCGGGTTGCATACCGGCAACGAGTGTACGATGCGATTCAAACCGGCGCCGCCCGATACCGGGATTCGATTTGTGCGCACCGATCTGCCCGACAAACCATGGGTGCAGGCCGACATCGATCATGTTGTCGATATCTCACGCGGCACCACGCTGCAGGAGGGTGAAGCCAGAGTCCATACTGTGGAGCACGTATTGGCCGCCATTGCCGGTCTGCAAATCGACAATCTGATGGTCGAGCTGGACAACAACGAGCCACCGGTGGCCGATGGTTCCGCCCGACCGTATGTCGACAAGTTGCTCGAAGCCGGCATAACAGATCAGGATGCCGACAAAGTCTACCTTGAGATCGACACGCCGATGGCCTACAGTGAACCGGAACGAGGGGTGGACGTTGTTGTGACACCCTCCGATGAAATGCGCATCACTTTTATGATCGATTACAAGAACCCGGCCCTGGGCACCCAGTATACGACATTGGTCGACCTGGCCCAGGAGTTTGTCGACGAGTTTGCACCGGCTCGTACTTTTTGTTTTCTGTCCGAAGTCGAACAGCTTAAAGGCGCCGGACTGATTAAGGGGGGTGGGCTTCATAACGCTGTCGTTATCTATGATTCCGATGGCGGTCAGATCGAGGTTGACCGCATAAGGAAGGCGCTGGACCTCAAAGACGAAGCGTTTGTCGGCGAGACCGGAATCATCAACGACATCCCGCTCAGGTTTCCTAACGAGCCGGTGCGTCACAAAGCGCTGGACCTATTGGGTGATCTGGCCTTAATCGGTGTGCCGTTCAAAGGGCACGTGATGGCGGCCCGGTCCGGACACAAAGCCAATGTCGCACTAGCCCGCAAGATGCGTGAGTTGTACAAAAAGAAGAAGCTGGCCGGGCGTTATTCAGGCGGTGGTGAGGTCTTTTTTGATATTAACGCTATCCTGAAAATCATGCCGCATCGATACCCGTTCCTCTTGATCGATCGAATTCTCGATCTCGACCCGGGCAAGAGCGTGGTGGCTATGAAAAACGTCACCATAAACGAGCCGTTTTTTCAGGGGCACTTTCCGGGTCATCCGATAATGCCGGGCGTATTGATTCTTGAGGCGCTGGCTCAGGCCGGTGGGGTGCTGCTGTTGCACGAGATCGAACAGCCGGAAACCAAGGTCGTCTATTTTATGGGTATCGACAAAGCCAAGTTTCGCCGACCGGTGATGCCGGGCGATCAACTGCGCTTTGAACTTGAGATGAAGAGTTTCCGTCGCATGACCTGCAAGATGTCCGGCAAAGCCTTCGTGGATGACAATCTTGTGGCCAGCGCCGACTTTATGGCCATGGTGATGGACCGATGA
- the lpxA gene encoding acyl-ACP--UDP-N-acetylglucosamine O-acyltransferase: MNDIHSTAIVSSKAELADDVTVGPYTIIEANVQIDSGSKVASSALIASGARLGKNITVAHGAVIGSVPQDLKFEGEESTAVIGDGTVVREYATVNRGTKDRGETTVGSGCLLMAYSHVAHDCLIGNNVILANSVNLAGHIEIGDNAILGGVLPVHQFVKIGAHSMIGGGFRVQQDICPYALAGGYPLKIMGLNAVGLKRRGFSKETLAGLQAAFKLLFSSGLNTTQAVERITSELEVTPELQVMLDFIAQSTRGLVK, translated from the coding sequence ATGAACGACATTCATTCCACTGCGATTGTGTCCTCAAAAGCAGAACTGGCCGACGATGTCACGGTTGGCCCTTATACGATCATCGAAGCCAATGTACAGATAGACTCCGGGAGCAAAGTTGCGTCATCGGCGCTGATAGCAAGCGGCGCGCGATTGGGAAAAAACATCACGGTGGCCCACGGCGCAGTGATCGGCAGTGTGCCGCAGGATTTGAAATTCGAGGGGGAAGAATCCACCGCAGTTATCGGGGATGGCACCGTCGTTCGCGAATATGCAACGGTCAACCGGGGCACCAAAGATCGCGGCGAGACGACCGTTGGCTCAGGCTGTCTATTGATGGCCTACTCGCATGTGGCGCACGATTGCCTTATAGGCAACAACGTCATCCTGGCCAACTCGGTGAATCTGGCCGGGCATATTGAGATCGGTGACAATGCCATTCTCGGTGGCGTCCTGCCGGTCCATCAGTTTGTAAAGATCGGAGCGCATTCCATGATCGGCGGCGGCTTCCGGGTGCAACAGGATATCTGTCCTTATGCTCTGGCCGGAGGATACCCTCTGAAGATAATGGGTCTCAATGCCGTCGGACTCAAAAGGCGCGGCTTTTCCAAAGAAACGCTGGCCGGGCTGCAAGCGGCTTTCAAACTGCTCTTCTCAAGCGGGCTTAATACTACTCAGGCGGTCGAACGAATTACTTCCGAGCTTGAGGTCACGCCTGAGCTTCAAGTAATGCTCGATTTCATCGCCCAATCGACACGCGGTCTGGTTAAGTAG
- a CDS encoding CHAT domain-containing protein, with the protein MTRNLSSYGETPKCRACCARLSNSVVGLFFSAALSLLTWGTATANDDVHKMWSRVDSLAKSGNADSAIVVGLECIRLAENSQLDDSTTGAWLLTVGRISNSLQKYGQAASLFGRAIKLWETAFKDNNPLMLTLFSYHSYALIYAGQYAPAEVTLNRGLAGWERSVEPDTSYAAKLFTRIGVICMNQGRIDDAQAAYERAHTLIMAESAPNVTVLRGLMNNYAYLHLYQKRFDEAEQILLSLVEVLENADSVNVSYLSSALHNLAVLYSDLEQFDKSEAYFNKTIQLESSMNGPDSYPVAMALTSLGNVLMLQGKLVQAGEAYERALKIKKERSGTSDRSIANTLIMYSQLEREKGNTEHALQLAAESFEFRRANFVNNSWALAEGNAIKYSQVMRGSANSFFASFADRAEWDDKYVSTAANIILATKGQVTDCMFDRRESLGQVDDSALTSLTERYRSTAKALSGLYFRGPGKADPVAFREKMDSLGRVSKALESELAAASVDFRTNRDLQDVRFEQVRQLLPSNSVLIEYVEFEQPKIGDSIASRSYFALVLSPSADPVVVDLGSAEQIESVVVEYRQNYEAVSHSWPETDPELVEQSRAIHEKLHSHLIAPVKEYLHDMELVLIAPDGALNLVSFGGLQDSSGDYMIEKYALHYLATGRDLVRLQHGPQSGSGLLAFGGIDFESGSVTSEQADAEDESALRSTESGETEITLYAGPTIRDGLDPLPYTRREVSRVARIWEQTRNEATFVVTGGEASEERFKQHAPGNRVIHCATHGFFGGQQLSDALGEGSAKNSGSGHDNPLVKSGLFFAGVIERAAADQVGDDDDGFLTALEVGNIDLRGVEWVVLSACGSGLGEVQRGEGVYGLRRGFIMAGARTVISALWAVPDKQSQSMMEQLYSSGETNLAHAMQRMALKEITDLRSRGLSTHPFSWAAFVAVGDWRAR; encoded by the coding sequence ATGACTCGTAACCTGTCATCGTATGGAGAGACTCCAAAGTGCAGAGCGTGCTGTGCGCGGCTGAGCAATTCGGTCGTTGGCCTGTTTTTCTCGGCGGCTCTCAGCCTGCTTACGTGGGGGACAGCGACCGCAAATGATGACGTGCATAAGATGTGGAGCAGGGTCGACTCATTGGCCAAGTCCGGTAACGCCGATTCGGCGATAGTGGTCGGGCTGGAATGCATTCGCCTGGCTGAGAATTCGCAGTTGGATGATTCGACGACCGGGGCGTGGTTGTTGACGGTGGGCCGGATAAGCAACAGTCTGCAAAAGTACGGCCAGGCCGCGTCTCTATTCGGTCGCGCCATCAAGCTCTGGGAGACGGCGTTCAAAGACAATAATCCGCTGATGTTGACTCTGTTCAGTTATCACTCCTACGCCCTCATCTACGCCGGACAGTACGCGCCGGCCGAAGTGACGCTTAATAGAGGTCTCGCCGGTTGGGAGCGGTCCGTGGAACCAGACACCTCCTACGCAGCTAAACTGTTTACACGCATCGGCGTAATCTGTATGAACCAAGGCCGGATTGACGATGCCCAGGCAGCTTACGAGCGCGCGCATACTCTTATCATGGCTGAGTCCGCGCCAAATGTCACAGTCCTGCGGGGGTTAATGAACAACTATGCATATCTACACCTATATCAGAAGCGATTCGATGAAGCCGAGCAAATTCTGCTTTCGTTAGTCGAGGTTCTGGAGAACGCAGACAGTGTCAATGTCTCTTATCTGTCGTCCGCTCTTCATAATCTCGCAGTATTGTACAGTGACTTGGAGCAGTTTGATAAGTCCGAAGCCTATTTTAACAAGACCATCCAACTAGAAAGTTCGATGAATGGTCCCGATAGCTATCCGGTTGCGATGGCCTTGACCAGTTTGGGAAATGTGTTGATGTTGCAGGGCAAGCTCGTCCAGGCTGGTGAAGCATACGAGAGGGCGTTGAAGATCAAGAAAGAGCGGTCCGGGACATCCGACCGCAGCATTGCCAACACTCTGATTATGTACAGTCAGTTAGAGCGGGAGAAGGGCAACACCGAACACGCTCTGCAATTGGCGGCCGAGTCGTTTGAATTTCGTCGAGCCAACTTTGTCAACAACTCCTGGGCTCTGGCCGAAGGGAATGCCATCAAATATTCTCAAGTCATGCGTGGATCAGCCAACTCGTTCTTTGCCTCGTTTGCTGATCGGGCAGAGTGGGATGACAAGTATGTAAGTACTGCTGCCAACATAATCCTGGCCACAAAAGGGCAGGTTACCGATTGCATGTTCGACCGGCGAGAATCCCTGGGGCAGGTCGACGATTCAGCTTTGACAAGTTTGACGGAACGTTATCGTTCAACGGCCAAGGCTCTTTCCGGCCTCTATTTCCGAGGTCCCGGCAAAGCCGATCCGGTAGCATTTCGAGAGAAGATGGACTCTCTCGGTCGTGTGTCGAAGGCCTTGGAGTCGGAGCTTGCCGCGGCAAGTGTCGATTTCCGAACCAATAGGGACCTTCAGGATGTACGTTTCGAACAAGTTCGACAACTGTTGCCTTCAAACTCGGTGCTGATCGAGTACGTGGAGTTTGAACAACCGAAGATTGGCGACAGCATTGCCTCCCGTAGTTACTTTGCCCTGGTGTTGAGTCCGAGTGCCGATCCGGTCGTGGTTGACCTCGGCTCGGCTGAGCAGATCGAGTCTGTCGTGGTCGAATACCGTCAAAACTACGAGGCCGTTTCGCACTCGTGGCCGGAAACCGATCCCGAACTGGTTGAGCAAAGCCGAGCGATCCATGAAAAGCTTCACTCACACCTGATCGCGCCCGTCAAAGAGTATTTGCACGACATGGAGTTGGTGTTAATTGCGCCGGACGGTGCGCTGAACCTGGTGTCCTTCGGTGGCCTTCAGGATTCATCGGGCGACTACATGATCGAGAAGTACGCGCTGCACTATCTGGCGACCGGTCGCGACCTGGTCAGGCTTCAGCACGGCCCGCAAAGCGGCAGTGGGTTGCTGGCTTTCGGCGGCATCGATTTCGAGTCCGGATCGGTGACCAGCGAGCAAGCGGACGCCGAGGATGAGTCAGCGCTACGTTCGACCGAGTCAGGAGAGACTGAGATAACTCTCTATGCCGGCCCGACGATCAGAGACGGACTTGACCCGCTGCCGTACACCCGACGTGAAGTGTCCCGGGTGGCCAGGATATGGGAGCAAACACGAAACGAGGCGACCTTCGTGGTCACCGGTGGCGAGGCCAGCGAGGAACGATTCAAACAGCATGCTCCCGGCAACCGAGTAATCCACTGTGCCACTCACGGGTTTTTCGGTGGACAGCAACTCAGCGACGCTTTGGGCGAAGGTTCCGCCAAGAACTCAGGCAGCGGTCATGACAACCCCTTGGTGAAGTCGGGATTGTTTTTCGCCGGTGTCATTGAAAGGGCGGCTGCCGACCAGGTCGGCGACGACGATGACGGTTTCCTCACCGCTCTGGAGGTGGGCAACATAGACCTGAGGGGTGTCGAATGGGTGGTGTTATCCGCCTGTGGTTCAGGCCTGGGTGAAGTACAGCGAGGCGAGGGTGTCTATGGGCTCAGACGTGGCTTTATTATGGCTGGAGCGCGCACCGTGATCAGCGCTCTTTGGGCCGTGCCAGACAAACAGTCGCAATCGATGATGGAGCAATTGTACTCAAGCGGTGAGACCAACCTCGCCCACGCCATGCAGCGGATGGCCCTGAAGGAGATCACGGATCTCAGGTCGCGCGGCCTTTCGACGCACCCTTTTAGTTGGGCGGCGTTCGTGGCGGTGGGAGATTGGCGGGCGCGCTGA
- a CDS encoding CHAT domain-containing protein: MMLRRVTLVLLFFVAGLLQANAELSWRELLDQADARSEELRQDTAIALGRLALSTAEAEFGSEDTAVARTLLRIGYYHFCKQEYMEAEPLNIRALAIHEKALGPRHALVGKSSTSLGVLYRRLGRYAEAEPLHERALDIWQAVYGADHEFVAWIHHNLVSLYECQGRFAEAEIHCQRAIAIWENHNGGDHSMMTEGLGTLAKLRQEQGRYDEAESLLVKVLAIREKTHGPDNSWVASTLNGLANLYRVQGRVSEAENIGRRALAMAERGQGPDHPLVARYLHDLANVYCDQGKLKEAEPLLERALVLMRGVLGNESYGVATIEETYSKLFRLRGDTVKAMEMAARACKTMHRNFVDNAMVLPEKHALAFSQLLHNSVDNLISCYTELGSGDIPVMKTAADIILATKGRVSDGLFDRQRSLVQETDSTTMAVAEELRVAKVRLSQRYVEGLGEDSDNYRNSLDTLTILLNDLETDLSRRSASFRKKRILRDFNADSIRASLPENSCLIEYLKYDYLRLQPDSAIPHYLAIVLTASAEPVILNIGPAEPIDRLIDLYRQHMLRVPLAGLPSNDDVDEYRGLATELYRRIWKPVEDHTSNRELVLIAPDGGLNLVSFAALLDDAGTYLIERHPIHYLSVGRDLVRPKDVATPAVGLFALGDPDYDASIADRLSSLASLGDTVTNYQYSVPAITRMGRGEFRMLKVSPLPWTRREVNRIAQAWAAAWQEPAHVLCGSDASEERLKAEAPGKRVIHLATHGYFLQDTAASGHSGGEIGQEVGIEVRNPLLRSGLFLAGANRRGQTGDSDRLDDGILTAFEVSAMNLQGTEWVVLSACESGLGEVKAGEGVWGLRRAFQMAGARTVISSLWSIPDKQTVSIMEQLYSSGDDDLARVMHQMAKNEIEKTRSRGLPDHPFAWAAFVAVGDRRVGR; encoded by the coding sequence ATGATGTTGCGTCGAGTTACTTTGGTTCTACTGTTCTTCGTTGCAGGCCTTCTGCAGGCCAATGCGGAGTTGTCATGGCGGGAACTGCTTGATCAGGCGGACGCGCGTTCAGAAGAATTGCGACAGGATACGGCCATCGCGCTGGGTAGATTGGCCTTGTCGACGGCTGAGGCAGAGTTCGGTTCCGAGGATACGGCCGTGGCTCGCACCCTTCTCAGGATTGGTTACTATCATTTCTGCAAACAGGAGTACATGGAAGCGGAGCCGCTCAATATACGGGCCCTGGCTATTCATGAAAAGGCTCTCGGTCCCAGACATGCGTTAGTGGGGAAAAGCTCAACAAGTCTGGGCGTTCTCTACCGACGACTGGGCCGGTACGCCGAAGCCGAACCGCTACATGAGCGGGCTTTAGATATTTGGCAGGCGGTATACGGAGCAGACCACGAGTTTGTAGCGTGGATTCACCACAACCTGGTCTCTTTGTATGAGTGTCAGGGCAGATTCGCCGAGGCGGAAATCCATTGTCAGCGAGCAATAGCCATTTGGGAGAACCACAACGGTGGGGATCATTCCATGATGACCGAAGGTCTCGGCACCCTGGCCAAGTTGCGTCAGGAGCAGGGTAGATACGATGAGGCGGAGTCGTTACTTGTGAAGGTATTGGCCATACGAGAGAAGACTCATGGCCCGGACAATTCGTGGGTGGCTTCCACGCTGAACGGCTTGGCAAATCTCTATCGGGTTCAGGGCAGAGTATCCGAGGCCGAGAACATCGGTCGTCGCGCTCTGGCCATGGCCGAGAGAGGTCAGGGGCCTGATCATCCCCTTGTGGCGAGGTACCTGCATGACCTGGCCAATGTGTACTGTGACCAAGGTAAGCTTAAAGAAGCTGAGCCTCTGCTGGAGCGTGCGCTGGTTCTCATGAGGGGTGTGCTGGGAAATGAGAGCTACGGTGTGGCGACCATTGAAGAAACCTACTCAAAGCTATTCCGTTTGCGAGGCGATACCGTCAAGGCGATGGAGATGGCCGCGCGAGCCTGTAAAACAATGCACCGGAACTTCGTCGACAATGCCATGGTGCTGCCGGAAAAACACGCCCTTGCCTTCTCACAACTACTGCACAACTCGGTGGACAACTTAATAAGCTGCTACACGGAGCTTGGCTCCGGTGACATTCCAGTGATGAAAACAGCCGCAGATATCATCCTCGCCACCAAGGGACGAGTATCCGATGGATTGTTTGATCGTCAGAGGTCTTTGGTGCAAGAGACAGATTCAACTACCATGGCCGTGGCGGAAGAACTAAGGGTGGCCAAAGTACGATTGTCGCAACGATATGTTGAAGGTCTCGGCGAAGATTCAGACAATTATCGAAATAGTCTGGATACGCTCACTATCCTGTTGAACGATCTGGAGACAGATCTTTCTCGCCGCAGCGCCAGTTTTAGGAAAAAACGGATTCTTAGAGACTTTAACGCAGACAGCATCCGTGCATCGCTTCCGGAAAACTCATGTCTGATAGAATACCTGAAGTACGACTATCTCCGGCTCCAACCGGACAGCGCCATACCTCATTACCTGGCCATCGTATTGACCGCAAGTGCCGAGCCGGTGATTCTGAATATAGGGCCGGCGGAACCGATCGATCGCCTTATTGACCTATACCGGCAGCACATGCTTAGAGTGCCGCTGGCCGGGTTACCGTCGAATGATGATGTGGATGAGTATCGTGGCCTCGCTACAGAACTGTACCGGAGGATTTGGAAACCTGTCGAAGACCACACTTCAAACAGGGAGTTGGTTCTGATCGCCCCTGACGGTGGGTTGAACCTGGTTTCGTTTGCGGCCTTGCTTGATGATGCCGGAACCTACCTGATAGAAAGGCACCCGATACACTATCTGTCGGTCGGACGTGATCTGGTCAGGCCAAAGGACGTTGCGACACCTGCAGTAGGTCTGTTTGCGCTGGGGGACCCCGACTACGATGCCTCGATTGCCGACCGGCTGTCGAGTCTGGCATCTCTTGGGGACACTGTCACAAACTATCAATACAGCGTACCGGCGATTACTCGCATGGGTCGGGGTGAATTCAGAATGCTGAAGGTCAGCCCCCTGCCCTGGACGCGCCGAGAAGTGAATCGAATTGCTCAGGCATGGGCGGCTGCGTGGCAGGAACCGGCCCATGTGCTTTGCGGCTCGGATGCCAGCGAAGAGAGATTAAAAGCCGAAGCGCCCGGCAAACGAGTGATACATCTGGCTACCCACGGCTACTTTCTTCAGGACACCGCCGCCTCTGGGCACTCCGGCGGCGAAATCGGGCAGGAAGTGGGTATCGAGGTGAGAAACCCGCTGTTGAGGTCCGGTCTGTTCCTGGCAGGGGCCAATCGGCGTGGTCAGACAGGGGATAGCGACAGGCTGGACGACGGTATCCTCACCGCTTTCGAAGTGTCGGCGATGAATCTTCAGGGCACAGAGTGGGTGGTGTTATCGGCCTGCGAGTCGGGACTCGGTGAAGTCAAAGCGGGCGAAGGCGTCTGGGGACTCAGGCGGGCTTTTCAAATGGCCGGGGCGCGAACAGTGATAAGTTCGCTATGGTCCATACCGGACAAGCAAACTGTGTCGATCATGGAGCAGCTATATTCCTCGGGCGACGACGATCTGGCCCGGGTCATGCATCAAATGGCCAAAAATGAAATTGAGAAAACTCGCAGCCGCGGCTTGCCTGATCATCCCTTTGCCTGGGCTGCCTTTGTGGCCGTTGGTGATCGGCGCGTGGGTAGATAG
- a CDS encoding zf-HC2 domain-containing protein, protein MSDHNKCRQISELLPPFFKSELTKEEAEAVESHLLQCQACRTEYAREKVLFALATSDLPSCGLDSHADSALLDQFVNDRDSLETAQRSEFEAHLAECQLCREAVEKLAALPSDLSGLTSTDQLPLISESDGLSLKTPSRSNITDLTKRVWRPFAAVAAAAVIVVVSMTLMTNDGTEPMARVEGTFPAVTRNVSTPTVFECNTESFTFAGRVYVDPEENHDYSILIRDVALDSLIFHVANLITFDSLGFATVELIMSPGLYELVLYDIVESDSITIPRPFEIRRKS, encoded by the coding sequence ATGAGTGATCATAATAAATGCCGCCAAATCAGCGAACTTTTGCCCCCTTTCTTCAAAAGTGAGCTAACAAAGGAGGAGGCTGAGGCTGTAGAATCGCACTTACTCCAATGCCAGGCTTGCCGAACTGAATATGCAAGGGAAAAAGTCCTTTTTGCCCTGGCCACCAGCGATTTACCCAGCTGCGGACTGGATTCTCATGCTGACAGCGCACTGTTGGATCAGTTTGTGAATGACCGTGATTCGCTGGAAACGGCCCAAAGGTCGGAATTCGAAGCGCACCTGGCTGAGTGTCAACTCTGCCGGGAAGCGGTCGAGAAGCTGGCAGCTTTGCCTTCAGACTTATCGGGGCTGACATCGACCGACCAGCTTCCACTTATCTCCGAGTCGGATGGGCTATCCCTTAAAACTCCGAGCCGTTCCAACATAACCGATCTTACAAAGCGGGTTTGGCGACCGTTTGCTGCTGTCGCCGCCGCGGCCGTGATCGTTGTAGTCAGCATGACTTTGATGACCAACGATGGGACAGAACCGATGGCCAGGGTCGAGGGGACGTTTCCGGCCGTCACTCGCAACGTATCGACACCAACGGTCTTTGAGTGCAATACTGAGAGTTTCACTTTCGCCGGGCGCGTTTATGTCGATCCTGAAGAGAATCATGATTACAGTATTCTGATCCGGGACGTGGCCCTTGACTCACTCATTTTCCACGTAGCCAACCTGATTACTTTTGACAGTCTGGGTTTTGCCACTGTTGAGCTAATCATGTCGCCGGGATTGTATGAACTCGTTCTCTACGATATCGTGGAGTCAGACAGCATAACGATACCCCGACCTTTTGAAATCCGCCGGAAGAGTTGA
- a CDS encoding sigma-70 family RNA polymerase sigma factor has product MYTDVVVELIADQLLRRIRENDRQFIAELRQIIDMIVHKWNWTDVQSADDIAQDCFIKVIESLTKKKFEGRSSFKTYVYTIARRTCIDYYKSARAVELADIDKVTVVDAACSQEDQIMAQEQRKTAYRVLMSLPKECRSLWRAVFFGKRNYKQVAEQLGLSEGSVKRKMWHCRQMAKEKVELFEK; this is encoded by the coding sequence TTGTATACTGATGTTGTGGTAGAACTAATTGCAGATCAGTTGTTGCGTCGCATCCGTGAGAACGACCGGCAGTTCATCGCGGAATTGAGGCAGATCATAGATATGATCGTGCATAAGTGGAACTGGACCGATGTGCAATCGGCCGATGACATTGCTCAGGACTGCTTCATTAAGGTAATTGAAAGTTTGACCAAGAAGAAATTCGAGGGGCGCTCCTCTTTCAAGACCTATGTTTACACAATAGCCCGCCGAACCTGCATTGACTACTACAAATCGGCGCGAGCAGTAGAATTGGCTGACATCGATAAGGTTACGGTGGTTGATGCCGCCTGTTCACAGGAAGATCAGATAATGGCTCAAGAGCAGCGCAAGACCGCTTACCGGGTACTGATGTCGCTTCCAAAAGAGTGCCGGAGTCTCTGGCGGGCGGTCTTTTTTGGCAAGCGCAACTACAAGCAAGTCGCAGAACAACTTGGACTTAGCGAGGGTAGCGTGAAGCGCAAGATGTGGCACTGCCGCCAGATGGCCAAAGAGAAGGTGGAGCTTTTCGAAAAATGA